Part of the Phacochoerus africanus isolate WHEZ1 chromosome 8, ROS_Pafr_v1, whole genome shotgun sequence genome is shown below.
GTCTGATTTTTGAAAACCAGACCAAACCGAAAAAAGGAGTGGAAACACAGGCCGTGAGAGTCCTGGAACATAAGATGGTTCAGAGGGGCAAAGACCCCTCTCTGCACGTGAAGGTTCTGCCCGGGCCTGCCCCTGCACACAGGCGGAGCCGCCAGTCCCCCCACCCGCTCCCCAGCCCGAGTCATAGACGGGGCTGCAGTGTGCAGGCGCCAAGCTCTGGCCGACCCTACCTGCACGAGGATGAGCTTGGAGCGCAGGGGCGTCATATCTGGGAACTCTTCTCCGAAGCACAGGACCACCCGGCTGTCGGGGAGCCGGCCCTGGCTGTTATAGAACTGCTGCAGCTCTGCAGGGACACAGGGAGGGGTGGCATTTGCACCTGCCGGCCTCACGACGCTCtcctcccggggggggggggctccctggGGCCCTGGCACCTGAGCTCTCCCACCCTCCCAAGGCCCCCGCCCCGGGGAGCCCCCAGAAGCGCTCCGGCCGCTGCTGTCCCAGAGAGGGGAGCAGAGCTTCGGGGCACAAGGCACCACCCCCTGGCTGGAGGGTGACCGGCCTCCCCCGTTCGGCCCCTGCAGGAGGATCTCGCGGGGCGGGACCCTAACCACACGCCCACCGCGTGCCATCTGTGTGCCATCTGTGTGTGGGCGGGTCTCCCTGCCTGGGGACCCAGCATGCAGACGCGGCGCTGTGGGCTCGAGGTGGGGCCTGAGACTCTGTGTCTCACTGGCTCCCAGGGCCTGGGACGGCCCCCACCACCGCTGCCAGGCGCCAAGTTCCTCCTGGGACCTCGGCCAGCTGTGCGAGGAAGGAGCCACCCTGCCCCGCACTCTACCCCCCCGGGGTCAGGCAGGGAGGCCCGGTGGTCCCACCAGCGTGCGTGTGGGGCAGGCTGCAGGGCCGGGGCCGCGGGAGGGGCACCGACCTCGGAAGAACTGGCTGGTGTCGAAGACCTTGACCACCTCGTCGCGCTCCAGCTTGTtgggcccggcccggcccggcgcCACGTTGCCGCTGTAGAAGACGCGGCCCTGGCACAGCCGCTTGACCAGCACGCCCTGGCGGCTGCTGTGCAGGATGACACCGCGCTCCAGGTGCCCAAACAGCTTCCGCGTCACCTGCCTCTGCCGCTCGCTGGGGATGGCGTCGGCCGGCGGGAAGCGCACCAGCTCCAGGCCCTCGGGCCCGTACAGCTTGCCGCTGGGCAGGCCGGGCGGGCCCAGGGCCAGGCGGCAGCCCTCGGGGCAGCTGGTGGTGGTCTGGCCCACGAGCTTGCCCCCGTAGTAGAAGCTGATGACCATCTGGGAGAAGGCTGCGGGGAAGACGGGGGTCAGTCAGGTGCTGCCCCGGAGCGCCCGGCCTCGCGTGCTCCCGCACGGGGCCAGCCCGGGACCTCTGCGGCACTCTGGGCCGTGACGCGCCCCTTCCAGAAAGAGCGTTTTTATCAGCATGAATAGACTCCCTAAGGAAGCCCACGCTTCCAAACATGAACGGCGCCGGCCGTGCCCGCCCTGCTACCTAAGGCCTGCGTCTGCTGTGGACTGAAGGGCAAAGGACGCCGGCACCAGCTCATCTCTTAGGAAGGCAGCTGCGTCTCACGGCACGGCTGGGACACCGCTGCTCCTGACTGTACAGCGTCCAGTGTTTACTGTACACGTACAGAAAggtacatgtgtgtacacacacacgcacacacacacagggtgtTACCTCCGCTGTTACAACGCGGCCTGCTGCCTCGCTCGTGCTGGAAAGCCATGCTGGGGCCGACGTCCAGCTTAGTGAGCACAAAGATGTCATCTTTCTCCTGACAGAGTCAGTCTCCTCTGGATTCCCCAGATTTCAAACCAAGACTCTCCCGAAAACCCTGCATCCAAACCTGTCCTTAAAAAacactccagggagttcccatggtggctcagtggttaacaaatccgactaggaaccatgaggttgcgggttcggtccctgcccctgctcagtgggttgacgatccggcgttgccgtgagctgtggtgtaggttgcagacgcggctcggatcccgcgttgctgtggctctggcgtaggccggtggctacagctccgatttgacccctagcctgggaacctccatatgccgcaggagcagcccaagaaatagcaacaacaacaaagacaaaaaaaaaaaacaacaacactccAGTTGAGGCAGTGTTTACCCGAATGTGCCACACGTAAGAGGgtcagggggcggggggtgaaaTCTAAGACGTGAGACAGAGACCGGATGCTGTGGATCATCCAGGTATGAAAGTGGCTTTGAAGCCGGGGCACCTCTGAGCTTGGGCTGGGGGTACCAAGGACAGCAGCAAAGCCCATGACACTCCCAGGGGGACTTGCACGTTCACACTTCCAGAACTACACGTGCTGTCCCTCAGCCTGGTGAGTTCGGCACCTCCCGAGGGTCCCAGACCCGTCGGGGCCACCGATGGAGCCATGCGAGCCATAGCTGCCCCACTCCCTGCGCCCCCTGGAGCCGCGCAGCACCCCCACCTGCACGCgcccctgcctcctgggcccgtgctgtccctgcctccctcctgcacCCATGCTCCGGGCCCCACCCTCTCTCGGGCAGAGTTCAGCAGCCTTCTAGAACCACCGGGGCTTCAGGGGCTCTAGCCCGACTCGTTACACTTGACTGAAGAACTGAGGCCCCGGCGGCCACCCAGCCCCGTCTGGTGGCACCCGCTCGCCACCCTCCCCATGGGCCACGTCTGAAGCATCCACAGCGCCTGGAACTCCACACACTCCACCCCTTCTCTCAGCAACTGGGAACTCGTCCCAAATGACGGAAATGCCCCAGACTGACCCGGTCCCCACCGAGGCCTGGTCTCACCCTGCACCCCTCGGCCATGTGATCGGGCTGGTTGCACGGGCGGCCAAGGCAGGGGTCCCAGAGACAGCGGGCAGGGCTGTGCCAGTGACCCAGGGGGCCCAGCAGAGAAGTGGCCCAGGTCAGTGCTCCTGCACGTCTGAGACCGCACTGCAGCCCCATCCTGCTCCCCTTTCAGTCCCGCATCCACCAGGATGGCCCCGCTGGGCTACACAGCAAAGACGCCGGGAGCACAGACCCTGGAGGCTGGCCACCTGACACGTGACCCCAGCTGGGCGACCTGGGCCGGTGGCTTCGCCACCCTGGGCCTCGGCTCCCGGTCAGCGACGTGGAGACGGCAGGGCCCTGGGTGGCTTGAAGCCACCTGAGCCCGCGTTTGCGTGTGGCACCTGTAGGCGCCATATAAACAGCTGTCAGATGGGCTGGGATGACAGGACAGAGAGGGGTGAGGCGCGGGCGAGACCCCTGAAGCCACGTGCCTGGTCTCATAACCACACCTGATGCCTGGACCTACAAGCACCTCTCGCCACACAGAGACCCTGGGAGGTGGAGGCTGTGAATAAGGACACCTCCCTGCAGGGAAAGAAACCGCCCTGAGACACCCCTGCCAGGTGGGGCCTGCACGCGCCCCTCTCGCTGCAGCCTGGCTCTGCGTCTGCATGGAGCCGGAGCCGCACTAAGCCACGCAGCGAGTGCTTGACCTGGAGGACACGGTCAAGGGCACAGCCCGGCAGCTGGTGTGCAGCCCACCTGTCACCCCACCTTCCATGGGGGAGGGCTTCTCAGAAACACCCAGACCTCTGGCTTCTCTAGAGAAGATGGGCCCGTGAGTCTGCGAGTCCCCGGGAGGGCGCCCCTCTGCCTCACCCGCCACTGCTCCACGTCCCTGCGGGTTGAGAACCAGGGACTCCTGACACCACCACGGTTACACAGTGGGTGTGCGGACTGAGCCGAGGTGCCCAAGTTCCCGGCTTCTGCGAGAAGGTTTTGGACCTTTTTTGGATGAAGCAGTGGCCAGGAGGTGCCTGGCGCACTGGGTGCTGAGACAGCTCGGGgacttcctcctcctggggccaTCTCCTCACCCGGAGGCGGCGGCCTTGTGCCCAGCTCTTCTCCCGCCCCCAGAGGGCAGGGTCAGCAGAGTCCCCCGGCCACTAACCAGGTCACAGGCCCGACCCCATGACCCGGGGCCGTGCAGAGCCGGCTGCCCAGCGTAGGCCTCGAGAACAAGCTTGCGCCGAGGCCTGGGTCTgagcctgccccccgcccccgcccccaccccgcttcCCAGCAGAGTGACCTTGGGCGAGCCGTGTAACCACTAAGCCAGCTTCCTCCCTTGCGAGGCCAGGTCCCCGCGTCCCCAGCGGGCAGGGCTGCCAGGCAGTGGGAGAGCTCTGAAAACAGCGGGGAGGGGGGGTTCTCTCTGGGGGAGACCTGCCTCCACCACCCCAAATACACCAGCCCCATGAGGGCCTTGGCGAGACGCTGCTCCCTGAGCTGCGCTTCCTTCTCTGCGCCTGGAGGCGCTAGACCCTGGGCCCTGACGTCCTGCGGTCCCTCTTCTCACAAAACATGGCAGCTG
Proteins encoded:
- the IRF8 gene encoding interferon regulatory factor 8 isoform X2 translates to MGVVKRSPSPPEACRSQLLPDWGLPQPSAGLPLVPGYPAYDAHHSAFSQMVISFYYGGKLVGQTTTSCPEGCRLALGPPGLPSGKLYGPEGLELVRFPPADAIPSERQRQVTRKLFGHLERGVILHSSRQGVLVKRLCQGRVFYSGNVAPGRAGPNKLERDEVVKVFDTSQFFRELQQFYNSQGRLPDSRVVLCFGEEFPDMTPLRSKLILVQVEQLYVRQLVEEAGRSCSASSVMQVPEEAQPDQVFRMFPDICASYQRPLFRENQQITV